From the genome of Ictalurus punctatus breed USDA103 chromosome 28, Coco_2.0, whole genome shotgun sequence, one region includes:
- the LOC128629363 gene encoding KN motif and ankyrin repeat domain-containing protein 1 isoform X2: MCHHVSPAVLTHVANMADQNGNTALHYSVSHSNFRVVQKLLDAGVCNTNQQNKAGYTPIMLAALAAVETKEDMGVVEELFRNGDVNAKAIQAGQTALMLAVSHGRMDMVKVLLTSGSKVNIQDDEGSTALMCASEHGHVDIVRLLLAQPGCDATLSDNDDSTAMSIALNAGHNDIAMLLYSHMNYGMGQPLAIS, from the exons ATGTGTCATCATGTCTCTCCTGCTGTTTTGACTCATGTGGCTAACATGGCTGACCAGAATGGCAACACAGCACTGCACTACAGCGTATCCCATTCTAACTTCAGGGTGGTGCAGAAACTGCTGGATGCAG GTGTATGTAATACCAATCAGCAGAATAAGGCTGGATACACTCCCATCATGTTGGCTGCTTTGGCTGCTGTGGAAACCAAGGAGGACATGGGCGTGGTGGAGGAGCTCTTCAGGAATGGAGACGTCAATGCCAAGGCCATTCAG GCTGGTCAGACTGCTCTCATGCTGGCAGTCAGTCATGGACGTATGGATATGGTGAAAGTTCTCTTAACTTCGGGGTCAAAGGTCAATATTCAGGATGATGAGGGCTCTACCGCGCTTATGTGTGCCAGTGAGCATGGCCATGTTGATATTGTCCGTCTCCTACTGGCTCAGCCAGGCTGTGATGCCACTCTGAGTGACAAT GATGACAGCACTGCAATGTCCATAGCCCTGAATGCTGGCCACAATGACATTGCCATGCTCTTGTATTCTCACATGAACTATGGAATGGGCCAGCCATTG GCTATTTCTTGA
- the LOC128629363 gene encoding KN motif and ankyrin repeat domain-containing protein 1 isoform X1, giving the protein MDKCCSLTILAFLIILLLACWINSVCLILVPAGYSDIVFVCVCMCVPVCMRVYVWLICAGVCNTNQQNKAGYTPIMLAALAAVETKEDMGVVEELFRNGDVNAKAIQAGQTALMLAVSHGRMDMVKVLLTSGSKVNIQDDEGSTALMCASEHGHVDIVRLLLAQPGCDATLSDNDDSTAMSIALNAGHNDIAMLLYSHMNYGMGQPLAIS; this is encoded by the exons ATGGACAAGTGCTGTTCCCTTACCATATTAGCATTCTTAATAATATTGCTGCTTGCTTGTTGGATTAACAGTGTTTGCTTGATATTGGTGCCAGCTGGATATAGTGATATAGTGTTTGTGTgcgtatgcatgtgtgtgcctgtgtgtatgcgtgtgtatgtgtggctgATATGTGCAGGTGTATGTAATACCAATCAGCAGAATAAGGCTGGATACACTCCCATCATGTTGGCTGCTTTGGCTGCTGTGGAAACCAAGGAGGACATGGGCGTGGTGGAGGAGCTCTTCAGGAATGGAGACGTCAATGCCAAGGCCATTCAG GCTGGTCAGACTGCTCTCATGCTGGCAGTCAGTCATGGACGTATGGATATGGTGAAAGTTCTCTTAACTTCGGGGTCAAAGGTCAATATTCAGGATGATGAGGGCTCTACCGCGCTTATGTGTGCCAGTGAGCATGGCCATGTTGATATTGTCCGTCTCCTACTGGCTCAGCCAGGCTGTGATGCCACTCTGAGTGACAAT GATGACAGCACTGCAATGTCCATAGCCCTGAATGCTGGCCACAATGACATTGCCATGCTCTTGTATTCTCACATGAACTATGGAATGGGCCAGCCATTG GCTATTTCTTGA
- the kank1b gene encoding KN motif and ankyrin repeat domain-containing protein 1, whose protein sequence is MTWQSTSPKPNPLVERTLVETRKRLEQEKVSSQTMTPEIYSRRRLASFADLGSSGILSPHTSSSALNHTQSQEIHKVSKLTVPDQASSGSCSLRTSPKSSGRDTPVTTVSPLDLQLVRDQMVVALERLKEMEEQVKIIPVLRVKISVLKEEKQQLIALVQKLESQNLGCNLDTDLQDPSRKRAYSTGTTVKHSKPEKDDEGQRKSAKKVDGWEHNALSDLDQFKQLNAEKQLTVNDNENMCEEFVHSRSCCRDGATETKVNVRSVEVGVTEAMLGVVSDTEQELEIQQQTVQVLRDKVQTLEVDLKKALLKAELCKLKSALQEAGAHTHAAKNYSAQPEMQSISTQTGMLTRTIGIGNHVQLVHTAVGEGGVQTFNTVGVTCQPETNDVASGLDTSIEMWEIQKKVEKRDHCVGTQYVPTCSQGVGTFVSVCDVGIMTLELMETLEKKKTSSRTVGCGDCTIDVNVNMVKPLVSQGIVTEPVRGIDFGVIMTPQTMSQCNNTDVHTVSRCTSTSPVYVSESSTIPTNMRMKERHTNTAHIITQTLAVGDGKVNAQQVAGKMHSIAVGTPVYLKEGTVTPGTPKVMTRDTGVGLANINENFLVGLRTRNMACGPSRLPDPNKTRSIGVEVGDGRIRDVDGHMWMPVHLLQPQLYAQTEPGLDHYIDRMQRLLKEQQSLLTCSHFKPRDEDALQPQHLLGTQHGVPKHGSSSKANESMQLKSKNLMEHFSDEHGTIRAIITRKDMSQKCAESRKTLKSLSPGFKCLSITEDSFSEWTDSEEEKRKRVKKQIEEGSRICTKSSKMERREGYEMSDKVISACHKLKAHLNDTKVLSNRELVSPHNLRKRNICKYVENVWFCFMSITVSSLGLIFFPAWAFICGRESGSS, encoded by the exons ATGACATGGCAATCCACTAGTCCTAAACCAAATCCTTTAGTGGAAAGGACTTTGGTGGAAACACGAAAGCGTTTAGAGCAAGAGAAGGTTTCTTCTCAGACAATGACCCCAGAGATATACTCACGGCGTAGGCTAGCTAGTTTTGCTGACCTAGGCTCAAGTGGTATTCTGTCACCTCATACCAGCTCGAGTGCTCTTAACCACACTCAGTCCCAGGAAATCCATAAAGTGTCTAAGCTAACAGTTCCTGATCAGGCTTCCTCAGGGAGCTGCTCTTTGAGAACCAGCCCTAAGAGCTCTGGCAGGGACACTCCAGTGACTACTGTTAGTCCACTGGACCTTCAGTTGGTCAGGGACCAAATGGTGGTGGCTCTAGAAAGGCTGAAAGAGATGGAGGAACAGGTAAAGATCATACCTGTGCTGCGAGTCAAGATTTCTGTCttgaaggaagaaaaacaacagcttATTGCATTGGTACAAAAACTAGAGAGTCAAAATTTAGGTTGTAATCTAGACACAGATTTGCAAGATCCATCCAGAAAAAGAGCATATAGCACAGGAACTACTGTGAAGCATTCCAAACCAGAAAAAGATGATGAGGGCCAGAGGAAGTCTGCCAAAAAGGTAGACGGTTGGGAACATAATGCCTTGTCTGATCTGGACCAGTTTAAGCAGTTAAATGCTGAAAAGCAGCTGACTGTCAATGATAATGAGAATATGTGTGAGGAGTTTGTGCATTCAAGAAGTTGCTGTAGGGATGGTGCTACAGAAACCAAAGTTAATGTACGCTCAGTAGAAGTTGGTGTTACCGAAGCTATGCTAGGTGTGGTGTCAGACACTGAGCAGGAGCTTGAGATACAACAACAAACTGTTCAAGTTTTGAGGGACAAGGTGCAAACACTGGAGGTAGACCTTAAAAAGGCATTGCTTAAAGCAGAATTGTGCAAACTGAAGAGTGCGCTACAGGAAGCTGGGGCCCATACCCATGCTGCCAAGAATTATAGTGCACAACCAGAGATGCAAAGCATTTCAACTCAGACAGGAATGCTGACAAGGACAATTGGCATTGGAAATCATGTTCAACTTGTACATACTGCTGTTGGGGAAGGGGGAGTGCAAACTTTTAACACTGTAGGAGTGACCTGCCAGCCAGAGACAAATGATGTTGCGTCTGGCCTGGATACATCCATTGAAATGTGGGAGATACAGAAGAAAGTGGAAAAGAGGGATCATTGTGTAGGAACACAATATGTGCCAACTTGCAGTCAAGGTGTTGGGACATTTGTGAGTGTTTGTGATGTTGGTATTATGACCTTAGAGTTGATGGAGACTCTGGAGAAAAAGAAGACATCCAGTAGAACAGTAGGCTGTGGTGATTGCACCATAGATGTAAATGTCAATATGGTCAAGCCTCTTGTTTCCCAGGGTATTGTCACTGAACCTGTCAGAGGTATAGATTTTGGTGTAATAATGACTCCACAAACCATGTCCCAATGCAACAACACTGATGTTCATACCGTCTCCCGCTGCACTAGCACTTCCCCAGTCTATGTCTCTGAATCAAGCACCATCCCAACAAACATGCGTATGAAGGAGAGACATACCAACACTGCCCACATAATCACTCAAACACTTGCAGTTGGTGATGGGAAAGTTAACGCTCAACAAGTGGCTGGAAAAATGCACTCCATTGCAGTGGGGACTCCTGTATACCTGAAGGAAGGAACAGTCACTCCTGGTACCCCCAAAGTGATGACTCGTGATACTGGTGTTGGACTAGCTAACATTAATGAGAATTTCTTGGTTGGGCTCCGAACACGGAACATGGCATGTGGTCCATCTCGCTTACCAGATCCTAACAAGACCCGGAGCATAGGGGTCGAGGTGGGTGATGGGAGGATACGGGATGTGGATGGGCATATGTGGATGCCTGTACACTTACTACAGCCACAATTATATGCACAGACGGAGCCTGGACTGGATCATTACATAGACAGAATGCAGAGACTGCTAAAAGAGCAACAGAGTCTGCTAACTTGTAGCCATTTTAAACCAAGGGATGAGGATGCTCTTCAACCCCAGCACCTCCTGGGCACACAGCATGGAg TACCCAAGCATGGCTCTTCTTCAAAAGCCAATGAGAGCATGCAGCTTAAATCAAAGAATTTAATGGAACATTTCAGTG ATGAACATGGCACCATCAGAGCCATTATCACAAGAAAGGACATGTCTCAGAAATGTGCAGAAAGCAGGAAGACCCTCAAGTCTCTTTCTCCAGG GTTCAAGTGTCTATCCATTACTGAAGACTCCTTCTCTGAATGGACTGATtctgaggaggagaagaggaaaagAGTAAAGAAGCAGATAGAGGAGGGTTCCAGGATCTGCACAAAGTCATCTAAAatggagagaagagaagg atatgAGATGAGTGACAAGGTGATTTCTGCCTGTCACAAGTTAAAAGCCCACCTAAATGACACCAAGGTTTTATCCAACAGAGAACTGGTGAGTCCCCATAACCTGAGGAAGAGAAATATTTGCAAATATGTGGAAaatgtgtggttttgttttatgtCTATTACAGTGAGCAGTTTGGGTTTGATTTTCTTCCCTGCTTGGGCTTTCATCTGTGGAAGAGAAAGTGGTTCATCATAA